The following are from one region of the Paenibacillus sp. JZ16 genome:
- a CDS encoding carbohydrate ABC transporter permease, with the protein MQIETRGDRIFNVINYTILILVTIIVMYPLVFVLSASFSDPQAVLRGEMLLWPKGVNLNSYVKIFQNKDIISGFSNTLVYTSLGTFINLTMTILAAYPLSRKDFVGRNAIMALLVFTMFFSGGLIPTYLLIKNLGMLNTLWVMIIPNAVSIWNIIIMRTFFQQSIPGELQEAATIDGCSNIKILTRIILPLSMPIIAVTILFYAVGHWNAFFNALLYLSDKDKFPLQLILREILIQGQTNDMVKMSTESAIKQQREVEGIKYAVLVVANIPVLALYPFLQRYFVKGVMIGAIKG; encoded by the coding sequence ATGCAAATTGAAACCAGAGGGGACCGCATTTTTAATGTTATCAATTATACGATTCTGATCCTGGTTACCATCATTGTCATGTACCCGCTGGTTTTTGTGCTCAGCGCATCGTTTAGCGACCCGCAGGCGGTTCTGAGGGGCGAGATGCTGCTGTGGCCCAAGGGCGTTAACCTGAATTCCTACGTAAAAATTTTTCAGAACAAGGATATCATCAGCGGCTTTTCCAACACGCTGGTATATACGTCGCTTGGCACGTTCATTAATCTCACGATGACCATCCTTGCCGCCTATCCGCTGTCCCGGAAGGATTTTGTCGGGCGAAATGCGATCATGGCGCTGCTGGTCTTCACGATGTTTTTCAGCGGAGGACTCATTCCTACATATTTGCTGATCAAGAACCTCGGCATGCTGAATACGCTCTGGGTCATGATTATCCCGAATGCCGTATCCATCTGGAACATCATCATTATGCGCACCTTCTTTCAGCAGTCCATACCCGGCGAGCTGCAGGAGGCCGCGACGATTGATGGATGCTCGAACATTAAAATCCTGACCCGTATTATACTGCCGCTGTCCATGCCGATTATCGCTGTGACCATATTGTTCTATGCGGTCGGTCATTGGAATGCGTTCTTCAATGCACTTCTGTATTTATCGGATAAAGATAAATTTCCGCTGCAGCTCATCCTGCGCGAAATTTTGATTCAGGGACAAACGAACGATATGGTCAAAATGTCGACCGAATCGGCGATCAAGCAGCAGAGGGAAGTGGAGGGCATTAAGTACGCGGTGCTGGTCGTGGCGAATATTCCGGTGCTGGCCCTCTATCCGTTCCTGCAGCGATATTTTGTCAAAGGCGTGATGATTGGGGCCATCAAAGGATAA
- a CDS encoding ABC transporter permease: MANTPLHSAATVVPETKRKRLLWNRVLRNWQLYALISPVIAYYILFQYVPMYGIQIAFKDFIATQGIWGSPWVGFEHFDRFFNSYYFWRLIKNTLGIGLYSLAVGFPIPIILALLMNEVRAERFKKFVQTITYAPHFLSTVVVVGMMMIFLSPRYGIINHFIEMFGGQPINFMTEPSWFKSLYVLSDVWQTMGWSSIIYLAALAGIDNQLHEAARVDGATRLQRIWHINIPGIMPTIIILLILNMGSIMGIGFEKVLLMQNNLNMESSDIIATYVYRMGIQNAEYSFSAAIGLFNSIINFVLLVVVNFISKRVSETSLW; the protein is encoded by the coding sequence TTGGCAAATACGCCCCTGCACTCCGCAGCAACCGTGGTTCCCGAAACGAAACGTAAGCGCTTACTGTGGAATCGCGTCTTACGCAATTGGCAGCTTTATGCCCTGATTTCACCGGTCATCGCTTATTACATCCTGTTCCAGTATGTTCCGATGTACGGCATCCAGATCGCCTTTAAGGATTTTATAGCAACGCAGGGGATATGGGGCAGTCCCTGGGTCGGCTTTGAGCACTTCGATCGCTTTTTCAACAGTTATTATTTCTGGCGCCTGATCAAGAACACGCTGGGCATCGGTTTATACAGTCTTGCCGTCGGTTTTCCGATCCCGATTATTCTGGCTTTGCTCATGAACGAGGTTCGGGCTGAACGGTTCAAGAAATTCGTGCAGACCATCACATATGCGCCTCACTTTCTCTCTACCGTGGTCGTTGTCGGGATGATGATGATTTTCCTGTCGCCCCGTTACGGCATCATCAATCATTTTATTGAAATGTTCGGCGGTCAGCCGATCAATTTCATGACTGAACCCTCTTGGTTTAAGTCTCTTTACGTTCTGTCGGATGTATGGCAGACCATGGGCTGGAGCTCCATTATTTATTTGGCTGCCCTTGCCGGCATTGACAACCAGCTGCACGAAGCGGCGCGCGTCGATGGTGCAACCAGGCTTCAGCGCATATGGCATATTAACATCCCTGGCATCATGCCAACGATCATCATCCTCTTGATCCTCAATATGGGCAGCATTATGGGTATCGGGTTCGAAAAGGTTCTCCTGATGCAAAACAACCTGAATATGGAGAGCTCCGACATTATAGCCACCTACGTCTACCGAATGGGGATCCAGAATGCCGAGTACAGTTTCTCCGCTGCCATTGGATTGTTTAATTCCATCATCAATTTTGTCCTGCTGGTTGTTGTGAACTTTATTTCGAAGCGCGTGAGCGAGACCAGTCTTTGGTAA
- a CDS encoding LacI family DNA-binding transcriptional regulator encodes MAKLKDIAERVGVSISTVSRAISNDASRPVSEDTKQKIRQAALDLGYKLPESSQSVHDNGIADKRVVCVVPQNLMDDHPYFSTVLAGFHKKMEELGQPPAIVRTCEEVADADKIRLMLRETGAQGIVAVSWYDKELFELIQQAGVAIMGVSLNDERLTVPVVDCDRISSARAAVSHLIDQGHTRIAYIGGPAYSKQMESEERYVGYKFAMLEANLEVREEWLMNTGWNVDRSFSKLSELLGGLPKEQWPTAVFCASDMLAIPAMRAVVENQGRIPEDIAIVGMDNIDVAQYTTPPLSSVSVPKYEIGRVAAKSIVDYLDGHFKVATKILLPCSLIVRESSSFTRTYI; translated from the coding sequence TTGGCTAAGCTCAAAGATATTGCCGAACGGGTCGGGGTATCCATATCTACGGTTTCGCGTGCCATCAGCAATGATGCAAGCCGTCCGGTCAGCGAGGATACCAAGCAGAAAATCCGGCAGGCGGCGCTTGATCTTGGTTATAAACTGCCTGAGTCATCCCAAAGCGTACATGATAACGGCATAGCCGATAAGCGGGTTGTCTGCGTCGTTCCCCAAAACCTGATGGACGACCACCCGTATTTCTCAACGGTTCTTGCCGGTTTCCATAAAAAAATGGAGGAGCTCGGACAGCCCCCGGCGATCGTTCGTACATGCGAGGAAGTCGCCGATGCGGACAAAATACGCCTCATGCTGAGGGAGACAGGAGCTCAGGGGATTGTAGCCGTCAGTTGGTATGACAAGGAGCTGTTTGAACTGATACAGCAGGCCGGCGTTGCCATCATGGGAGTGAGTTTGAATGATGAGCGGCTGACCGTACCGGTTGTAGACTGTGACCGGATTTCATCCGCGAGGGCAGCCGTAAGCCACCTGATTGACCAGGGACACACGCGAATCGCCTATATCGGGGGGCCTGCGTATTCCAAGCAGATGGAGAGCGAAGAACGGTATGTTGGATATAAATTCGCTATGCTGGAAGCCAACCTGGAGGTGCGCGAGGAGTGGCTGATGAATACCGGATGGAATGTGGATCGAAGCTTCAGCAAGCTGTCCGAGCTGCTCGGAGGCCTTCCCAAAGAGCAATGGCCAACGGCTGTTTTTTGTGCCAGCGACATGCTGGCCATTCCGGCGATGCGTGCCGTTGTCGAGAATCAAGGCAGAATCCCGGAAGATATCGCGATCGTGGGGATGGATAACATTGATGTGGCCCAGTATACAACGCCCCCGTTAAGCTCTGTCTCCGTGCCGAAGTATGAAATCGGCAGGGTAGCTGCCAAATCAATCGTGGATTATTTGGACGGGCATTTCAAGGTGGCAACCAAAATATTGCTGCCATGCTCATTGATTGTTCGGGAGTCTTCAAGTTTTACCAGAACATACATTTAA
- a CDS encoding MFS transporter, whose protein sequence is MTGAWKIYFLAIVSFLVGTSEYIISGVLDKIADSLGITITAAGQLITIFSLVYAILTPVLMALTARMERRKLLVYSLGIFVIANLLSFALPGYIPFVIARVIMAMGAGMVVVTALGIAAKIAPPGKQASSIATVVMGFTASLIIGVPLGRVVAAAFGWKSVFGFIAILGVVSMIVLYKAIPHTKGDAPVPLLQQFALLKKPKVALGLAITFFWLGGYSIAYTYLSPYLLHVSGLNEGLISAALFAFGIASLIGSKFGGFSTDRWGVPLTLTGGMMLHILALIVLTFTQAAVSAIPVFAILVIWSLSAWSSGPTQQYNLVQLEPNSSGVMLGLNQSVMQLAMAAGAGIGGVAVEQWSLSSITWIGAGGVAIAMVVSFVLFRLGKRESMGRAPLEA, encoded by the coding sequence ATGACGGGTGCTTGGAAAATTTACTTTTTGGCAATCGTTAGTTTTTTAGTAGGAACATCGGAGTATATTATATCGGGAGTTTTGGATAAAATTGCGGATTCGTTAGGAATTACGATAACCGCAGCCGGTCAGCTGATCACGATTTTCTCATTGGTCTATGCGATCTTAACCCCCGTTCTTATGGCACTGACCGCTAGAATGGAGAGACGGAAGCTGTTGGTTTATTCATTGGGTATTTTTGTGATCGCAAATCTGCTGTCATTTGCCCTTCCGGGGTATATTCCGTTTGTAATTGCGCGCGTTATTATGGCGATGGGCGCAGGAATGGTCGTTGTAACTGCACTCGGGATTGCCGCCAAAATCGCGCCGCCGGGCAAACAGGCGAGTTCGATCGCTACGGTTGTCATGGGCTTCACGGCTTCCCTGATTATCGGCGTCCCTCTCGGCCGTGTCGTAGCTGCTGCTTTTGGATGGAAATCAGTGTTCGGTTTCATTGCCATTCTGGGGGTTGTTTCCATGATCGTGCTGTACAAGGCGATTCCCCACACCAAAGGAGATGCTCCCGTACCACTGCTCCAGCAATTCGCACTGCTCAAAAAGCCTAAAGTCGCACTCGGTTTGGCGATCACCTTCTTCTGGCTGGGCGGGTATTCTATTGCCTATACGTACCTGTCTCCTTACCTTCTTCATGTTAGCGGTCTGAACGAAGGTCTGATTAGTGCGGCGCTGTTTGCCTTTGGCATTGCCAGCCTTATTGGCTCCAAGTTCGGCGGATTCAGTACGGATCGATGGGGAGTGCCGCTTACATTAACAGGGGGCATGATGCTGCATATTCTCGCGTTAATCGTTCTGACTTTTACTCAAGCAGCCGTATCGGCCATCCCCGTATTTGCAATTCTTGTTATATGGTCGTTATCCGCCTGGTCTTCCGGTCCGACACAGCAGTATAATCTCGTTCAGCTGGAGCCGAATTCATCGGGGGTCATGCTAGGCCTGAACCAATCCGTGATGCAGCTCGCCATGGCTGCTGGCGCAGGCATCGGAGGAGTTGCCGTTGAGCAATGGTCCTTGTCATCCATCACCTGGATCGGTGCCGGGGGCGTTGCCATAGCCATGGTCGTGTCGTTTGTACTTTTCCGTTTAGGAAAGCGGGAGAGCATGGGGCGCGCGCCATTGGAAGCTTAA
- a CDS encoding ArsR/SmtB family transcription factor — MKPIEVFKALSNESRLEILQWLKEPEQHFTPHEGIDMRKVGVCVTQVTEKLNMTQSTASQYLSILHRAGLIKTERLGKFTYYKRDEEAIREIGEYLKQEI, encoded by the coding sequence ATGAAACCAATCGAAGTTTTTAAAGCGCTGTCCAATGAATCAAGGCTTGAAATATTGCAGTGGCTCAAGGAACCGGAACAACATTTTACACCCCACGAAGGGATTGATATGAGGAAAGTCGGGGTATGCGTAACCCAGGTGACCGAGAAATTGAATATGACGCAGTCCACCGCATCGCAATATTTATCGATTCTGCATCGGGCGGGTTTGATCAAGACGGAGCGGCTTGGGAAATTTACGTATTATAAGCGGGATGAAGAGGCTATCCGAGAAATTGGAGAGTATTTAAAGCAGGAGATTTAG
- a CDS encoding glucuronate isomerase, whose protein sequence is MSLHDMSGKQAVFFERIMGLPVFDTHTHLIGDRLGARDFWEIAHYFWFYRELQAGGYPDEADKLPEEERIAAFLKAYRSTRSTLMNWVFTSIMRELYGVTIKDEHSVREAMARVRHASTEEGWAQQTADRMNIRRFVVNHPEHATFQGMRDDAVLIPRIDGVLGPWVDRIVQSNDPARTLLDVGDEIDLLLDGFREAGLPGIMTTLPRYESSSHIRKEIGPASGRDDILMELLHVICGAADRNGLLVQLSLGVERSWCGTAFPANDTERILKLTALFESYRCEFELVLASELNNLDAVQAAWNFPNVHVGGMWWFNFRASTYRDSMQYRLEALPASKNSIIVSDARCMEWSYGKILLVKKLAAEFLWERLLSGWIDEETALDTANEWFYASAVKRYGIRTEDQ, encoded by the coding sequence ATGAGCTTGCATGATATGAGCGGCAAACAAGCCGTATTCTTCGAGCGAATCATGGGGCTGCCGGTCTTCGATACCCATACTCACCTTATCGGTGACCGGCTCGGTGCAAGGGATTTTTGGGAAATCGCCCATTACTTCTGGTTTTACCGAGAGCTCCAAGCTGGAGGATACCCGGATGAAGCGGATAAATTACCGGAGGAGGAGCGAATTGCCGCTTTTCTAAAAGCCTATCGATCAACGAGAAGCACGCTGATGAACTGGGTATTTACCTCCATTATGCGTGAGTTATACGGAGTCACCATCAAGGATGAACATTCGGTGCGGGAAGCCATGGCTCGCGTACGGCACGCATCGACCGAAGAGGGCTGGGCACAGCAAACGGCTGACCGGATGAATATCCGCCGGTTTGTCGTGAATCATCCGGAGCATGCAACGTTTCAAGGCATGCGGGATGATGCTGTACTGATCCCCCGGATTGACGGAGTGCTGGGTCCATGGGTTGACCGCATCGTGCAATCTAATGATCCTGCCAGGACTTTACTTGATGTGGGAGACGAGATTGACCTGCTGCTTGACGGATTTCGCGAAGCCGGCCTCCCGGGCATCATGACAACGCTGCCGCGGTATGAGTCGAGTTCGCACATCCGTAAGGAGATTGGGCCGGCAAGCGGGCGAGACGACATTCTGATGGAGCTGTTGCACGTCATATGTGGTGCTGCGGATCGGAACGGCCTGCTCGTTCAACTGTCTCTCGGAGTAGAGAGATCATGGTGCGGCACGGCGTTCCCTGCCAATGATACAGAGCGGATTCTTAAGCTGACGGCTTTGTTTGAGTCGTACCGATGTGAATTTGAGCTTGTGCTTGCATCGGAGCTGAACAATCTCGATGCCGTGCAGGCGGCCTGGAATTTCCCGAACGTTCATGTCGGCGGCATGTGGTGGTTCAACTTCCGGGCGAGCACCTACCGGGACAGCATGCAGTACCGTCTGGAGGCACTCCCGGCAAGCAAGAACTCGATTATCGTCTCGGATGCCCGATGCATGGAATGGAGTTACGGCAAGATTTTGCTTGTGAAGAAGCTGGCTGCCGAGTTTCTGTGGGAGCGGCTCCTATCTGGCTGGATCGACGAAGAGACGGCGCTGGATACGGCAAACGAATGGTTCTACGCGAGTGCCGTAAAACGCTATGGCATTCGTACGGAGGATCAGTAA
- a CDS encoding extracellular solute-binding protein gives MRRIWSLVLMSALIAVTAVGCNGAKEADGGTSGSSSAAADGKLSFTMSMATSGNKHAERSKDVNEERWVKELEKLTNTDIELTMLPLKDFDSKMTLMFASNDIPDVVQNVGGATSKGMSGSVEAGVFMPLDDLLKEHAPNLMKSVPKEAWQETSYDGKIYGIPAWLSNPSRRGLYIRTDLLEKTGLPAPKTVDEFLDVMRAMKKEGVEFPYQMRENFKYADTILGAFDVLPSQYEHQNGEVVPKFFDVDNMTKALETYKTMYDEGLIPKDFATLTSSDYGKNIESGKSGMWSANAQLLSGFRGKLKNAVPDAKVDIIASPRGPENTGGHLLYSSINTSYYINSKVSEEKAVGIIKFFDWMLTPEAETYFSFGIEGETFTRENGAVKFTPPSTPEAMDEDGFRSMFWFVHDMVYNKAKEELTEDGQDMIKFMDTVVFKEGLGSIRFSPALDAYSKYPDTAPQGDDVGPKLVLDHMIKMIYGREPISDWPKVIEEYKKKGGLEIIKEATDRYNEGKGIVVSENRK, from the coding sequence ATGAGAAGAATATGGAGTTTGGTTTTGATGAGTGCGCTAATCGCCGTAACAGCGGTTGGCTGTAATGGTGCCAAGGAAGCGGATGGAGGAACCTCCGGCTCATCAAGCGCTGCCGCTGATGGCAAGCTGTCTTTCACGATGTCCATGGCAACCAGCGGAAACAAACATGCCGAGCGTTCGAAGGATGTAAATGAAGAGAGATGGGTGAAGGAGCTTGAGAAGCTGACCAATACGGATATTGAACTGACGATGCTTCCGCTGAAGGACTTCGACAGCAAAATGACTTTAATGTTTGCCTCCAATGATATTCCTGACGTCGTTCAGAACGTGGGAGGGGCTACAAGCAAGGGAATGTCCGGTTCCGTAGAAGCAGGCGTATTTATGCCGCTTGACGATTTGCTGAAGGAGCATGCTCCGAACTTGATGAAGAGTGTGCCGAAGGAAGCCTGGCAGGAGACAAGCTATGACGGCAAAATTTACGGAATACCGGCATGGCTGTCCAACCCGTCCCGGAGAGGGCTGTATATCCGGACCGATCTGCTGGAGAAGACAGGGCTCCCTGCTCCAAAGACAGTGGATGAATTTCTGGACGTGATGCGTGCGATGAAAAAGGAAGGCGTGGAGTTCCCGTATCAAATGCGGGAGAACTTTAAATATGCGGACACGATTCTGGGAGCGTTCGACGTGCTGCCATCACAGTACGAACACCAGAACGGGGAGGTCGTTCCCAAGTTCTTCGACGTGGACAATATGACGAAGGCGCTCGAGACCTATAAGACCATGTACGATGAAGGTCTGATTCCTAAGGATTTTGCGACCCTGACCTCGAGTGATTATGGCAAAAACATTGAGAGCGGTAAATCCGGCATGTGGTCAGCCAATGCCCAGCTTCTCTCGGGATTCCGCGGTAAGTTGAAAAATGCCGTGCCGGATGCCAAGGTCGATATCATTGCTTCGCCGCGCGGTCCGGAGAACACAGGAGGCCATCTGCTGTATTCAAGCATCAATACATCCTACTATATTAACAGCAAGGTCTCAGAAGAGAAGGCCGTCGGCATTATCAAGTTTTTTGACTGGATGCTGACGCCGGAGGCAGAGACATATTTCTCGTTCGGCATTGAAGGCGAAACGTTCACCCGGGAGAACGGCGCGGTCAAGTTTACGCCTCCATCCACGCCGGAAGCGATGGATGAAGACGGCTTCCGCAGCATGTTCTGGTTCGTCCACGATATGGTATACAACAAGGCAAAGGAAGAGCTTACCGAGGACGGACAGGATATGATCAAGTTCATGGATACGGTGGTCTTCAAGGAAGGTCTGGGGTCGATCCGCTTCTCCCCGGCATTGGACGCTTATTCCAAATATCCGGATACCGCGCCGCAAGGCGATGACGTGGGGCCTAAGCTCGTTCTTGATCATATGATCAAGATGATTTATGGCAGAGAGCCGATCTCGGATTGGCCGAAAGTGATTGAGGAATACAAGAAGAAGGGCGGCCTTGAGATCATTAAGGAAGCCACGGACCGTTACAACGAAGGGAAGGGCATTGTCGTCTCGGAAAACCGGAAATAA
- a CDS encoding SDR family oxidoreductase, producing MKTILITGTSSGIGRGTAQYFWERGWNVIATMRSPEKEMEFIQRERMLVTRLDVVRKETIETSIAEGIRQFGKIDVLLNNAGYAAIGAFEAATDEQVRKQFDVNVFGVLQTTQSILPHFRMNGEGTIINVSSVGGRVAFPLLSLYHASKWAIEGFSESLFYELAAQNIKVKVVEPGNVATDFTGRSLDLLSHPSLNAYAAYSETVLQKQMASFETNVSTPELIAETIYEAATDTSSRFRYLSGADAHFLLDLRSKASEEEFMAGITQQFS from the coding sequence ATGAAGACCATTTTAATTACAGGCACTTCCTCAGGAATTGGAAGAGGAACCGCACAGTATTTTTGGGAGCGAGGATGGAACGTTATCGCAACCATGCGTTCGCCGGAGAAGGAGATGGAATTCATTCAGCGAGAGCGTATGCTGGTCACAAGACTCGATGTTGTACGGAAGGAAACGATCGAAACATCCATCGCTGAAGGGATTCGGCAATTCGGTAAAATCGATGTGCTGCTGAACAATGCAGGCTACGCAGCCATTGGCGCATTTGAAGCCGCAACGGATGAACAGGTAAGAAAACAGTTTGATGTCAACGTATTTGGTGTCCTCCAGACAACCCAGTCTATACTCCCCCATTTCAGAATGAACGGCGAGGGAACTATCATCAATGTATCATCCGTTGGCGGCAGAGTTGCCTTTCCTCTTCTGTCTTTGTATCATGCGAGCAAGTGGGCCATCGAAGGGTTCTCGGAGTCCTTGTTCTATGAGCTGGCTGCACAGAATATTAAGGTGAAAGTTGTAGAGCCCGGAAACGTTGCAACAGACTTTACCGGACGTTCATTGGATCTGCTGTCACACCCTTCGCTGAATGCTTATGCAGCCTATTCAGAAACGGTGCTGCAAAAACAAATGGCCAGCTTTGAAACCAACGTCTCCACACCGGAGTTAATTGCGGAAACCATTTACGAAGCGGCTACAGATACATCCTCCCGTTTCCGCTATTTATCCGGAGCGGATGCTCATTTCTTGTTGGATTTGCGAAGCAAAGCCTCGGAGGAGGAGTTTATGGCGGGGATCACGCAGCAGTTCAGCTGA
- a CDS encoding MFS transporter, whose amino-acid sequence MPLSIYILGLMIFSMTTSEFMVAGIMPSLSEEFGVSVAAIGYLITAYAAGMIIGGPLLTVGLLKVPRKQAFLILAAIFLVGQTLGAVAATYEVMMAARVITGISSAAAFGVSLAISFSLVGPESRGRAASIVLGGLMVATAIGLPLAMWIEQLLGWRASFWAVVVLVLASGLVGLFTIPSLPRTESAGIRGEFVAFKNRHLWAAYATSMLIIGATFAAFSYFSPILTDLTGFGVQAVPILLGVYGVATVLGNMVTGRLADHYMMQILTIGLVALAAALVVFGLFVHSQVIAMIAVVIVGLAGVPMNPAMATRVTRVADTGSLVTTVHGSVISLGVVVGSSIGGMAMDAGFGLASPLWVGAFLAVLGLLSLLPAVRGRGKAQPLSSDQ is encoded by the coding sequence TTGCCTTTATCCATTTATATATTAGGACTTATGATTTTCTCGATGACAACCTCTGAGTTTATGGTAGCAGGCATTATGCCTTCGCTTTCGGAAGAATTCGGCGTTTCGGTTGCAGCCATCGGTTATCTCATTACCGCTTATGCCGCCGGCATGATTATAGGAGGACCGCTGCTGACGGTAGGGCTATTGAAGGTGCCGCGCAAACAGGCCTTTTTGATATTGGCTGCCATTTTTCTTGTCGGTCAGACGCTGGGTGCTGTCGCGGCCACATATGAAGTGATGATGGCTGCCAGAGTGATCACGGGTATCTCCTCTGCAGCGGCGTTTGGCGTCTCGCTTGCGATTAGCTTTTCCCTCGTCGGCCCGGAATCGCGTGGAAGGGCGGCGTCGATCGTCCTCGGCGGTTTAATGGTTGCAACGGCGATCGGACTTCCGCTGGCGATGTGGATCGAGCAGCTATTAGGCTGGCGTGCCAGCTTCTGGGCTGTTGTGGTTCTGGTATTGGCATCGGGCCTGGTGGGGCTGTTTACGATCCCATCCTTGCCCAGAACGGAATCGGCCGGCATTCGTGGAGAGTTTGTTGCCTTCAAGAATCGCCATCTATGGGCTGCATATGCCACAAGCATGCTGATTATCGGAGCTACCTTTGCCGCATTCAGTTATTTCTCGCCGATCTTAACCGATCTTACCGGCTTTGGCGTTCAGGCGGTACCGATCCTGCTTGGCGTTTACGGTGTGGCGACGGTGCTTGGCAACATGGTCACCGGCAGACTGGCGGATCATTATATGATGCAGATCCTCACCATTGGGTTGGTCGCTCTAGCGGCGGCTTTAGTGGTATTCGGACTGTTTGTGCACAGCCAGGTGATCGCTATGATTGCGGTTGTGATCGTAGGTTTAGCAGGTGTGCCCATGAACCCGGCCATGGCGACCCGGGTCACCCGGGTTGCCGATACGGGGTCGCTTGTTACGACGGTGCATGGGTCCGTGATCAGCCTTGGCGTTGTCGTTGGATCCTCCATCGGAGGGATGGCGATGGATGCTGGTTTTGGCTTGGCGTCGCCTCTATGGGTTGGGGCGTTCTTGGCTGTTCTCGGTTTGCTGTCCTTACTGCCAGCCGTGCGAGGTAGGGGGAAAGCACAGCCTCTGTCTTCCGATCAATGA
- a CDS encoding 2-isopropylmalate synthase, translating to MERNIIVLDTTLRDGEQVPGAKLNVQQKIEFAQQLKRLNVDIIEAGFPASSAGDFQAVQEIARTVGDSVSITALARAVKGDIDAVYESIKLAQNPLIHIVLGTSNIHVEKKFNRSKDAVLQMGVDAVKYAKTLLPHVQYSTEDASRSDFEYLWTTIEAVVKAGATMINVPDTVGYAVPDEFGELIRKINERLKNLNDQVILSVHCHNDLGLATANTLSAVRNGAQKVECTINGLGERAGNTSLEEVVMGLKVRENHFKASTNIRLKELIRTSRLLTHLTGLDVQVNKAITGENAFAHSSGIHQDGLLKDKQVYEIMSPEEVGADSMELILTARSGRHAFKNAVEKLGFETGEGEDFEALFAKFLQLADAKKEVYDHDVFYLVTQHRTHEEVSSHLYELDSFQVVTNDLYPTATVKLRKGSETFRDSMVGDGPIDALYSAMKALVGLDVQLKDYKINSLSRGKEAIGRVNIRIEYQGKTYTGRAMDTDIIKASALAFLNGINAVLLDAGQDVQLQAPVDAR from the coding sequence ATGGAACGCAATATTATCGTATTGGACACAACCTTGCGCGACGGAGAGCAGGTTCCGGGCGCCAAACTGAACGTACAGCAGAAAATCGAGTTTGCGCAGCAGCTAAAGCGGCTGAACGTCGATATTATCGAGGCTGGTTTTCCCGCGTCTTCGGCAGGGGATTTTCAAGCGGTTCAGGAAATCGCCCGAACCGTAGGCGATAGCGTCTCCATTACTGCGCTTGCACGCGCGGTGAAGGGCGATATCGATGCCGTATATGAGAGCATTAAGCTTGCGCAAAATCCGCTGATTCATATCGTGCTTGGCACCTCGAACATTCATGTGGAGAAGAAATTCAATCGCTCCAAGGATGCGGTGCTCCAGATGGGCGTTGATGCGGTGAAATATGCCAAAACACTGCTGCCTCATGTCCAGTATTCGACGGAGGATGCATCCAGGTCCGATTTTGAATATCTGTGGACAACGATCGAAGCCGTCGTGAAGGCCGGAGCAACGATGATAAACGTGCCGGATACGGTCGGTTATGCCGTTCCGGATGAGTTCGGCGAATTGATTCGCAAAATCAATGAACGACTGAAGAATCTGAACGACCAGGTTATTCTCAGCGTTCACTGTCATAACGATCTCGGGCTAGCTACGGCGAACACGCTCAGCGCAGTGAGAAATGGTGCCCAGAAAGTAGAATGCACGATCAATGGTTTAGGGGAGCGCGCAGGCAATACATCGCTGGAAGAAGTGGTCATGGGACTGAAGGTCCGGGAGAATCACTTTAAGGCCTCCACCAACATCCGGCTCAAGGAGCTGATTAGAACCTCCCGGCTGCTGACGCATTTGACGGGCCTGGATGTGCAGGTGAACAAGGCGATTACGGGTGAGAATGCATTCGCGCACTCATCCGGCATTCACCAGGACGGCCTGCTGAAGGATAAACAGGTTTATGAGATTATGTCGCCGGAGGAAGTCGGCGCCGACAGCATGGAGCTGATCCTGACGGCGCGGTCCGGAAGGCATGCGTTCAAGAATGCGGTGGAGAAGCTTGGCTTCGAGACAGGCGAAGGCGAAGATTTTGAAGCGCTGTTCGCGAAATTCCTGCAGTTGGCCGATGCCAAGAAGGAAGTATATGACCATGACGTTTTTTATCTGGTGACCCAACACCGTACCCATGAAGAAGTCAGCAGTCATCTGTATGAGCTGGATTCGTTCCAGGTCGTGACCAATGATCTGTATCCGACGGCAACGGTGAAGCTGAGAAAAGGCAGCGAGACGTTCAGGGACAGCATGGTGGGGGATGGCCCGATCGATGCGCTGTACAGCGCCATGAAAGCGTTGGTCGGTTTGGACGTACAGTTGAAGGATTACAAAATCAACAGTCTGTCCAGGGGAAAAGAAGCCATCGGCCGGGTAAACATTCGAATCGAATACCAAGGCAAAACCTATACCGGGCGCGCGATGGATACGGATATCATTAAGGCAAGCGCGTTGGCTTTTCTTAACGGGATTAACGCGGTATTGCTTGATGCCGGCCAGGATGTGCAGCTGCAAGCGCCGGTGGATGCACGATAA